In one Magallana gigas chromosome 9, xbMagGiga1.1, whole genome shotgun sequence genomic region, the following are encoded:
- the LOC117691504 gene encoding proline-rich transmembrane protein 1-like, translating into MSSEKRFGPPPAYYQTEDPNVQTTFTYGNQYHQYQRGSQYPSPHDAQNTDNQHQPQYNARGHVVTTMVSQPGAMEIKRTPVPQNWMGPAVLACLCCFWPTGICAIIAASNANEAAANGDVVEAEKHSKKARSYVAASVVMGLILIALGIVYRMVFYSSYK; encoded by the exons ATGTCCTCTGAGAAAAGATTCGGAC CGCCTCCTGCATACTATCAAACAGAAGACCCAAATGTCCAAACAACGTTTACCTATGGGAACCAGTATCATCAGTATCAACGAGGAAGCCAATACCCATCGCCACATGATGCTCAAAACACAGACAACCAACACCAACCGCAATATAATGCCCGTGGTCACGTGGTGACAACAATG GTTTCACAGCCTGGTGCTATGGAAATCAAACGAACCCCTGTTCCCCAAAACTGGATGGGTCCGGCTGTTCTCGCTTGTTTGTGCTGTTTCTGGCCGACGGGTATTTGTGCCATCATAGCCGCTAGcaat GCAAACGAAGCAGCAGCGAATGGAGACGTAGTAGAAGcggaaaaacattcaaaaaaagCGCGCTCGTACGTTGCAGCTTCCGTTGTAATGGGGCTAATTTTAATTGCTCTTGGAATTGTATATCGTATGGTTTTTTATTCATCatacaaataa
- the LOC105317080 gene encoding uncharacterized protein — MLKHLDEELVLEAQLKRLKAQREMKMVESELSVLKEDPRLQELASSLSSESKTEEYLKILPRYEQDRKQHENAIETSQSNSFSDCRQKEDAVVSTPKQSSTSPPIATAYVQEETPQLHTLRPFDDTPKTQLNPEVQPFTPRQTEVTQQSQMIMIDTFTKHLVKKDLIMSRLSKFDDDPIMYVSWKKGFINIMEELGASETERLELLCEKLGPESSRQARTIRACNADSPSIAIKKIWERLERRFGAAEQIENYILKKIKEFPEISSDHFHLLYDLADLASEIASLKAQPQFEVLFSYFDSKKGVNELVEKLPWNLKDKWTSEATKHKQSMGVAYPPFSVFVKFLENMAEMKNDPAFQYEKKGGKKQQTFSTQQPKQFSRNAVNRTLPLTRVAARKTETITTLEVTDMCPLHKNSSHSLNDCMSFRQKPIGDRKKMILTNGICFKCCSGKKHRAKNCKADVKCSVCQTSLHPTALHEEPSEAQDSGRYAVKNREGNPFEGENRPIVSSACTKVHGASKSCAKIVPVRISTISNPRKSMLVYAIIDDQSNRSLATSSIFDNFQDDGDDVSYTLVSCSGTVSATGRFGTGYTVESVDGTCQLEFPELIECNDLPSNREEIPSREVALQYSHLNCIASEVPPLFEAANIELLIGRDLISAHIVHEQIVGEKDEPFAQRLALGWVIVGQICLGGAHRPEVRTFKTFALKNGRPSTFEPCNSELLVNDNLFQKTEHDEKIGFSIEDREFLKLMNTSFERDESGHWVAPLPFKQNRLRLPDNKTQALQRARAFDKNLRHNSRKYEHVKEFMIKLFNRGHAEKAPMLEDGIERWYLPMFGVYHPKKPESIRVVFDSSARFEGVSLNGSLMKGPDLSNSLQGVLMRFRLDQYAVIADVEQMFHNFRVREDHRDYLRFLWHPNHDLDVPLEEFRMTVHVLGNSPSLSVATFGLRQSVSTADPEVQHFVSRSFYVDDGLMSFSDIPQAVDLIKRTQEALYEGGRLRLHKIASNSVEVLQHFEAEDLSKDLHGLDIMQDNLPEHRSLGIAWNIEDDTFIFRVSKDPKPFTRRGVLSVINSLFDPIGFTAPVTVVGKMLLREAMTTKCDWDDILPVSFQTDWESWVDSLHALDRIHIPRMYCPLSVGKALHLEVHIFSDASKEAVAAVAYLKAFHQKHSVGRISSRQSKGCPFAWAHHPKT; from the coding sequence ATGTTGAAACATTTAGATGAGGAACTAGTGCTTGAGGCTCAACTAAAACGTCTGAAGGCCCAGCGAGAAATGAAGATGGTAGAGAGCGAGCTCAGTGTTCTTAAAGAGGACCCACGTTTACAAGAGCTTGCGTCGAGTCTCTCGAGTGAGTCAAAAACTGAAGAATACTTGAAGATTCTCCCAAGGTACGAGCAGGATCGCAAGCAGCATGAAAATGCCATAGAGACATCCCAGTCCAACAGCTTTAGTGATTGCAGACAAAAGGAGGATGCAGTTGTATCAACACCGAAACAGTCTTCCACTTCCCCTCCTATAGCAACTGCTTATGTCCAAGAAGAGACACCACAATTACACACACTGAGGCCGTTCGACGACACACCTAAGACTCAGCTGAACCCCGAAGTACAACCCTTCACTCCGAGACAGACGGAAGTAACTCAGCAGAGTCAGATGATCATGATAGACACATTTACTAAGCATTTAGTGAAAAAGGACCTCATCATGTCAAGGCTGTCAAAATTTGACGACGATCCGATAATGTACGTCTCATGGAAAAAGGGATTTATTAACATTATGGAAGAACTCGGAGCTTCGGAAACAGAAAGACTAGAATTATTATGTGAAAAACTCGGACCTGAGTCTTCAAGACAAGCTAGAACTATAAGAGCCTGTAATGCAGACAGTCCAAGCATCGCAATTAAGAAAATCTGGGAGAGGCTGGAGAGACGCTTTGGAGCGGCGGAACAGATCGAGAACTACATCctgaagaaaattaaagaattcCCAGAGATTTCGTCGGATCACTTTCATCTGCTCTACGACCTGGCAGACCTAGCATCCGAGATTGCATCATTAAAGGCACAACCTCAGTTTGAAGTCTTATTCAGCTACTTTGACTCAAAGAAAGGTGTTAACGAACTTGTGGAAAAACTTCCATGGAATCTGAAGGACAAGTGGACTTCAGAAGCAACAAAACATAAGCAAAGTATGGGAGTGGCATATCCACCCTTTTCAGTCTTCGTTAAGTTTCTGGAAAACATGGCAGAAATGAAGAATGACCCTGCATTCCAGTATGAGAAGAAAGGGGGCAAGAAACAACAAACTTTTTCGACTCAGCAACCGAAACAGTTTAGTAGGAATGCAGTGAACAGGACTTTACCATTAACCAGAGTAGCTGCTAGAAAGACCGAGACAATCACAACTTTGGAAGTGACGGACATGTGTCCACTACACAAGAACAGTTCACATTCCCTTAACGACTGTATGTCCTTCCGCCAAAAGCCAATAGGAGATCGTAAGAAAATGATCCTAACTAATGGAATATGTTTTAAGTGTTGCAGTGGCAAGAAACATAGGGCTAAGAACTGTAAAGCAGATGTGAAATGCAGTGTGTGTCAAACATCGTTACATCCGACGGCTCTTCATGAAGAACCATCCGAGGCACAAGATTCTGGACGATATGCGGTGAAGAACAGAGAGGGGAACCCTTTTGAAGGGGAGAACAGACCCATTGTCTCTTCAGCCTGTACAAAGGTACATGGAGCAAGTAAATCTTGTGCAAAGATAGTACCTGTTCGAATAAGTACTATTTCCAATCCACGGAAGTCGATGCTGGTTTATGCGATTATCGACGACCAGAGCAATCGGTCACTGGCTACCTCATCGATCTTTGACAACTTCCAGGATGATGGCGATGATGTCTCTTACACATTAGTTTCCTGCTCTGGAACAGTTTCAGCAACTGGAAGATTCGGTACTGGTTACACAGTGGAGTCTGTAGATGGTACATGTCAGTTAGAGTTCCCAGAACTGATAGAGTGTAATGACTTACCTAGTAATAGGGAGGAGATCCCTTCACGAGAGGTCGCCTTGCAGTACTCCCATTTGAATTGTATCGCATCTGAAGTTCCCCCGCTTTTTGAAGCAGCAAATATAGAACTTTTAATAGGGAGAGATCTTATCAGTGCACACATAGTTCACGAGCAGATAGTCGGAGAGAAAGATGAACCCTTCGCACAGAGACTTGCTTTAGGATGGGTCATTGTCGGTCAAATTTGTCTTGGTGGAGCCCACCGACCCGAAGTCAGGACTTTCAAAACATTCGCATTGAAGAATGGCAGACCCTCAACCTTTGAACCCTGCAACAGTGAGTTGTTGGTCAACGACAACCTGTTCCAGAAGACCGAACATGATGAGAAGATAGGATTCTCGATAGAAGACAGAGAATTCCTGAAATTGATGAACACATCATTCGAGAGAGATGAAAGTGGCCATTGGGTGGCTCCCCTTCCATTTAAGCAGAACCGACTACGTCTACCAGACAACAAGACCCAAGCACTACAGCGTGCAAGAGCATTTGACAAGAACCTCCGTCACAACTCTAGAAAGTACGAGCATGTCAAGGAGTTCATGATAAAATTGTTCAATAGAGGACATGCAGAGAAGGCACCTATGCTCGAAGATGGAATAGAGAGATGGTATCTACCAATGTTTGGTGTGTATCACCCTAAAAAACCAGAATCCATTAGAGTGGTATTTGATTCATCCGCTCGTTTTGAAGGAGTGTCCTTGAATGGTTCACTGATGAAAGGGCCAGATCTGTCTAACAGCTTGCAAGGAGTACTTATGAGATTCCGGTTAGATCAATATGCAGTGATAGCGGATGTGGAGCAGATGTTCCATAATTTCCGAGTGAGAGAAGACCACCGAGACTACCTTCGTTTTTTGTGGCATCCTAACCATGACTTAGACGTTCCACTAGAGGAATTTAGGatgacagtacatgtattggGGAACAGCCCTAGTCTTTCAGTTGCTACGTTTGGATTGAGACAATCTGTCTCGACTGCAGACCCGGAAGTTCAACATTTCGTATCCCGTAGCTTTTATGTTGACGACGGGCTGATGAGCTTCAGTGATATACCTCAAGCGGTGGACCTTATCAAGCGTACACAAGAGGCTCTCTACGAAGGAGGACGCTTACGTCTACACAAAATCGCATCAAACTCTGTCGAAGTTTTGCAACATTTTGAAGCAGAAGATCTCAGCAAAGACCTACATGGGCTTGATATTATGCAAGACAACTTACCAGAGCATAGAAGCCTGGGAATTGCATGGAACATTGAAGACGACACGTTTATCTTTAGGGTGAGCAAAGATCCCAAGCCCTTCACACGACGAGGTGTCTTATCAGTCATAAACAGTCTCTTTGATCCCATTGGATTTACAGCCCCAGTGACAGTGGTAGGGAAGATGCTTTTAAGGGAGGCAATGACCACGAAGTGCGACTGGGACGACATACTCCCGGTCAGTTTTCAGACAGACTGGGAAAGTTGGGTAGACTCACTTCATGCTCTAGATAGGATTCATATACCCCGCATGTATTGCCCACTTTCTGTAGGAAAGGCGTTACACCTAGAAGTTCACATATTTTCCGATGCATCTAAAGAAGCAGTGGCTGCTGTAGCATACTTGAAAGCTTTCCACCAAAAACACTCCGTAGGTAGGATTTCTTCTCGGCAAAGCAAAGGTTGCCCCTTCGCATGGGCACACCATCCCAAGACTTGA
- the LOC105327372 gene encoding uncharacterized protein, translated as MAETIREELQIPKDNFTFYTDSQVVLGYISNDAKRFHVYVSNRVSRIRSFCEPGRWRYIMSEQNPADVASRGCSTRELPQSTWLSGPDFLRDDTQLGDQPQTYDLVNPDMDEEVRKQAQNDRYPSEIHAIKSGKHPPLNSHLISLNPVLDKNGILRVGGRTKHMKATHLTTQPILIPKDHHIATLLVRHYHAEIHHQGRHMTEGAVRGAGFWIVGFRRLVKSLIRSCIMCKKLRGNLGWTKMADLPLDRIEPGPPFSFVGVDAFGPWPVVVKKTTRGVRTTSKYWAILFTCLVSRAIHIELVGDMSSEAFINALRRFMAIRGPVRQFRSDRGTNFIGAMKELWISVSFDESGVVQDYMTKVGSTWIFNPPYAHHFGGAWERLIGSCRRILDALLLENRPKDLTFDVLSTFMSEVSAIMNTRPLLPISSDPEAPSVLSPSMILTQKECDLTSSMNITGFGPKDAMKSQWKLVQKLADDFWRRWQLEYIHCLQTRRKWQLPGATFKFGDVVLVKDDNSHRNTWPVGIIKEVFPSKDDIIRKVMVTVVRDDVRNSYVRPITELIHLLDCE; from the exons ATGGCTGAGACTATCCGAGAAGAACTACAAATTCCTAAGGACAACTTCACTTTTTACACAGACAGCCAAGTCGTCTTGGGATACATCTCTAACGATGCTAAAAGGTTCCATGTGTATGTGTCTAACAGGGTGAGCAGAATTCGTTCATTTTGTGAACCAGGACGCTGGAGATACATCATGTCCGAACAGAATCCTGCTGATGTTGCGAGCCGGGGTTGCAGCACACGGGAGTTGCCTCAAAGTACTTGGCTTTCGGGACCGGATTTCTTGAGGGATGACACGCAACTTGGAGATCAACCTCAAACCTATGACCTTGTTAATCCAGACATGGACGAAGAAGTTCGCAAACAG GCTCAAAATGACAGATATCCGTCAGAGATTCATGCAATCAAAAGCGGAAAACACCCACCACTTAACAGTCACTTAATCTCCCTCAATCCAGTACTAGACAAAAATGGGATCCTGCGAGTAGGAGGTCGAACTAAACACATGAAGGCTACTCACCTGACCACTCAACCTATCCTTATCCCTAAGGATCACCATATTGCCACATTGTTAGTACGTCACTACCATGCAGAAATTCATCACCAGGGTAGACACATGACAGAAGGAGCAGTCAGAGGCGCAGGTTTCTGGATTGTTGGATTCCGTCGGCTCGTGAAATCTCTGATTAGATCATGCATTATGTGCAAAAAACTGCGTGGGAATCTAGGATGGACAAAGATGGCGGACCTACCGTTGGACAGAATTGAGCCTGGACCTCCGTTCAGCTTTGTTGGAGTCGACGCATTCGGACCTTGGCCAGTTGTTGTAAAGAAGACTACTAGAGGTGTCAGGACTACATCCAAGTATTGGGCCATTCTTTTCACCTGTCTTGTGTCGAGAGCCATACACATAGAGCTTGTGGGAGATATGAGTAGTGAAGCTTTTATCAATGCCCTGAGAAGATTCATGGCCATTCGTGGCCCCGTGCGCCAGTTTCGTTCAGATAGGGGCACAAACTTCATTGGGGCGATGAAGGAGTTATGGATAAGTGTGTCATTCGATGAAAGTGGAGTAGTGCAAGATTACATGACAAAGGTTGGATCTACATGGATCTTTAATCCACCATATGCACATCACTTTGGGGGCGCCTGGGAACGTCTTATAGGATCCTGCCGTCGTATTTTGGATGCCCTGCTGTTGGAGAACAGACCTAAAGACTTAACCTTTGATGTTCTTAGCACCTTTATGAGTGAAGTTAGCGCCATTATGAATACTCGTCCACTGTTGCCTATCTCTAGCGATCCAGAAGCTCCATCGGTTCTCTCCCCATCCATGATCCTGACGCAGAAAGAATGCGACCTTACCTCATCAATGAACATAACAGGATTTGGACCTAAAGATGCTATGAAAAGTCAGTGGAAATTGGTTCAAAAATTGGCTGATGACTTCTGGCGTAGATGGCAACTCGAATACATCCACTGCCTGCAAACTCGCAGAAAATGGCAACTGCCAGGAGCGACCTTTAAGTTTGGTGACGTAGTTTTAGTCAAGGACGACAATTCTCATCGTAACACTTGGCCCGTTGGTATTATTAAGGAAGTGTTCCCAAGCAAAGATGACATCATTCGGAAAGTCATGGTCACCGTTGTCCGTGATGATGTTCGAAACTCATATGTGAGACCTATTACAGAACTTATCCACTTACTTGACTGTGAATGA
- the LOC136271633 gene encoding proline-rich transmembrane protein 1-like, with product MPSRIKPSPKPAHHSQAAEQSDQISFIYGSQYDQYPRGNQYPSHGGASYSGNQYQPQNNAQDQGPTQHSVVPNARNAAPPNKDYMIPAVLSCVFCYWPTGLCAITAACKANMAAENGDVIEARRQSRKARIYATAAVIAGICLIIWGVVIYVVICVHLDPAYKTNSLWC from the exons ATGCCTTCGAGGATAAAACCGAGTC caAAACCTGCACATCATTCTCAAGCAGCAGAACAAAGTGATCAGATATCGTTCATTTACGGGAGTCAGTATGACCAGTATCCGAGGGGTAACCAGTATCCATCACATGGTGGCGCTTCATATTCTGGAAACCAATACCAACCGCAAAACAACGCCCAGGATCAAGGG CCTACACAACATAGCGTTGTACCTAATGCCAGAAATGCTGCCCCTCCCAACAAAGACTACATGATCCCAGCTGTCCTTTCGTGTGTGTTTTGTTATTGGCCGACAGGACTATGTGCAATTACGGCCGCTTGCAAG GCTAATATGGCAGCAGAAAACGGGGATGTTATAGAAGCAAGAAGACAGTCCAGGAAAGCGCGCATATATGCGACAGCTGCTGTCATAGCAGGAATTTGTTTGATTATTTGGGGTGTTGTAATTTATGTGGTTATTTGTGTACATCTCGATCCTGCATATAAGACCAATTCATTGTGGTGTTAA